One window of Streptomyces sp. SUK 48 genomic DNA carries:
- the fbaA gene encoding class II fructose-bisphosphate aldolase, with protein sequence MPIATPEVYAEMLDRAKAGKFAYPAINVTSSQTLHAALRGFAEAESDGIVQISTGGAEFLGGQYSKDMVTGAVALAEFAHIVAEKYPVNIALHTDHCPKDKLDGYVRPLIALSKKRVDAGLGPLFQSHMWDGSAETLADNLEIAQELLEQARAARIILEVEITPTGGEEDGVSHEINDSLYTTVDDAIRTAEALGLGEKGRYLLAASFGNVHGVYKPGNVVLRPELLKELNEGVAARFGKESPFDFVFHGGSGSSEAEIRTALENGVVKMNLDTDTQYAFTRPVAGHMFAHYDGVLKVDGEVGDKKSYDPRTWGKLAEAGMAARVVEATRNLRSAGNRIK encoded by the coding sequence ATGCCCATCGCAACCCCCGAGGTCTACGCCGAGATGCTCGACCGGGCGAAGGCAGGCAAGTTCGCCTACCCGGCCATCAACGTCACCTCCAGCCAGACCCTGCACGCCGCGCTGCGCGGCTTCGCGGAGGCGGAGAGCGACGGCATCGTCCAGATCTCGACCGGTGGCGCCGAGTTCCTCGGCGGCCAGTACAGCAAGGACATGGTGACCGGCGCGGTCGCGCTCGCCGAGTTCGCGCACATCGTCGCGGAGAAGTACCCGGTCAACATCGCGCTGCACACCGACCACTGCCCGAAGGACAAGCTCGACGGGTACGTCCGTCCGCTGATCGCCCTGTCCAAGAAGCGCGTCGACGCCGGCCTCGGCCCGCTGTTCCAGTCGCACATGTGGGACGGCTCCGCCGAGACCCTCGCGGACAACCTGGAGATCGCGCAGGAGCTGCTGGAGCAGGCCCGCGCCGCCCGGATCATCCTTGAGGTGGAGATCACCCCGACCGGCGGTGAGGAGGACGGCGTCTCGCACGAGATCAACGACTCCCTGTACACCACGGTCGACGACGCGATCCGCACCGCGGAGGCGCTCGGCCTCGGCGAGAAGGGCCGCTACCTGCTGGCCGCGTCCTTCGGCAATGTGCACGGCGTGTACAAGCCGGGCAACGTCGTGCTCCGCCCCGAGCTGCTGAAGGAGCTCAACGAGGGCGTGGCCGCGCGGTTCGGCAAGGAGTCCCCGTTCGACTTCGTCTTCCACGGCGGCTCCGGCTCCAGCGAGGCGGAGATCCGCACCGCGCTGGAGAACGGCGTGGTGAAGATGAACCTGGACACCGACACCCAGTACGCCTTCACCCGCCCCGTCGCCGGCCACATGTTCGCCCACTACGACGGCGTCCTGAAGGTCGACGGCGAGGTCGGCGACAAGAAGTCCTACGACCCGCGCACCTGGGGCAAGCTGGCCGAGGCCGGCATGGCCGCGCGCGTCGTGGAGGCCACGCGGAACCTGCGCTCCGCGGGCAACAGGATCAAGTAG
- the pyrE gene encoding orotate phosphoribosyltransferase, which yields MSDVRSELLQQIKDKAVVHGKVTLSSGLEADYYVDLRRVTLDGEAAPLVGQVLLDLCADLEFDAVGGLTMGADPVAAAMLHAAAARGRRLDAFVVRKAAKAHGMQRRVEGPEIRGRRVVVVEDTSTTGGSPLTAVEAVREAGAEVVAVATIVDRATGAAEKIEAGAGVPYRFAFSKDELGLD from the coding sequence ATGAGCGACGTGCGTAGCGAGCTGCTTCAGCAGATCAAGGACAAGGCCGTGGTGCACGGCAAGGTGACCCTCTCCTCGGGTCTGGAGGCCGACTACTACGTCGACCTGCGCCGCGTCACCCTGGACGGCGAGGCCGCCCCGCTGGTCGGCCAGGTGCTGCTGGACCTCTGCGCGGACCTGGAGTTCGACGCGGTGGGCGGGCTCACCATGGGCGCCGACCCGGTCGCCGCCGCCATGCTGCACGCCGCCGCCGCGCGCGGGCGCCGGCTGGACGCCTTCGTGGTCCGCAAGGCCGCCAAGGCGCACGGCATGCAGCGCAGGGTCGAGGGCCCGGAGATCAGGGGCCGCCGGGTCGTGGTGGTCGAGGACACCTCCACCACCGGCGGTTCACCGCTGACCGCCGTGGAGGCGGTGCGCGAGGCCGGTGCCGAGGTCGTCGCCGTCGCGACCATCGTGGACCGGGCGACCGGCGCCGCCGAGAAGATCGAGGCCGGCGCGGGGGTGCCGTACCGTTTCGCCTTCTCGAAGGATGAACTGGGTCTGGACTGA
- a CDS encoding aldose 1-epimerase: MSNEDITLTAGDAEVIVRPGNGGRIGGLRVGGTELLRQGDRFGCFPMVPWAGRVRDGRFLDGGIVRQMPLNSPPHAIHGTARDGAWRTARVTAQEAVITHELTDPWPHSGLVTQIVALAEDSLTLTMAVETYDDSFPAQIGWHPWFHRTLDGVDAALEFTPAWQEERGADHLPTGNRIDPEPGPWDDCFGMPDGVDVTLTWPGRLELKVASREQWVVVYDEQAEAVCVEPQTGPPNGLNTCPRLVTPLEPLEATTTWSWRRL; this comes from the coding sequence GTGAGTAACGAAGACATCACGCTGACCGCGGGCGACGCGGAGGTGATCGTGCGGCCCGGGAACGGCGGCCGCATCGGCGGACTGAGGGTCGGCGGCACGGAACTGCTGCGGCAGGGCGACCGCTTCGGCTGCTTCCCCATGGTGCCCTGGGCCGGACGCGTCCGCGACGGCCGTTTCCTGGACGGCGGCATCGTCCGCCAGATGCCGCTCAACTCCCCGCCGCACGCCATTCACGGCACGGCCCGCGACGGCGCCTGGCGCACCGCGCGCGTCACCGCTCAGGAGGCGGTGATCACGCACGAGCTGACCGACCCCTGGCCGCACTCCGGCCTCGTCACCCAGATCGTCGCGCTCGCCGAGGACAGCCTGACGCTGACGATGGCCGTGGAGACGTACGACGACTCGTTCCCGGCGCAGATCGGCTGGCACCCCTGGTTCCACCGCACCCTCGACGGCGTGGACGCGGCCCTGGAGTTCACGCCCGCCTGGCAGGAGGAGCGCGGCGCCGACCACCTGCCCACCGGCAACCGGATCGACCCGGAGCCGGGCCCGTGGGACGACTGCTTCGGGATGCCCGACGGCGTCGACGTCACCCTCACCTGGCCGGGCCGCCTGGAGCTGAAGGTGGCCTCCCGCGAGCAGTGGGTGGTGGTCTACGACGAGCAGGCCGAGGCCGTCTGCGTGGAGCCGCAGACCGGGCCGCCCAACGGGCTGAACACCTGCCCGCGCCTGGTCACGCCGCTGGAGCCGCTGGAGGCGACCACCACCTGGAGCTGGCGGCGCCTTTAA
- a CDS encoding SRPBCC family protein, giving the protein MEHQVFVPAPADRLATALADPARVARAVPGLQQDAGAPPVAGRLKLRVGGHSVTYRGTARVLARQDGTYTVEGDATEARGTGAVKLALTLRLADAEGGTTVTAEGGADASGRIAELPAETVAAAATRLLTRFLEALGEPAEEPGKDAEAPAAGHASVFDTEIPPSSLGPDADDADDAQESAAGAQGPGDDVEGPADDFTDTGVPPAEAAHARRTMIGRSAEEVDHAPPRGRYAPVPAPQAVSANQALKWAAPAAALAVASAIVVGRALRRRR; this is encoded by the coding sequence ATGGAGCACCAGGTATTCGTCCCGGCCCCGGCCGACCGTCTCGCCACGGCACTCGCCGACCCCGCGCGGGTCGCCCGTGCCGTCCCCGGGCTCCAGCAGGACGCCGGCGCGCCCCCCGTCGCCGGGCGCCTCAAACTGCGGGTCGGCGGACACTCCGTCACCTATCGCGGCACCGCCCGGGTGCTCGCCCGGCAGGACGGCACGTACACCGTCGAGGGCGACGCCACCGAGGCCCGCGGCACCGGCGCGGTCAAGCTCGCCCTCACCCTGCGCCTCGCGGACGCCGAGGGCGGTACGACGGTCACGGCCGAGGGCGGCGCGGACGCCTCCGGCCGGATCGCGGAGCTTCCCGCGGAGACGGTCGCCGCGGCGGCGACCCGGCTGCTGACCCGGTTCCTGGAGGCGCTGGGGGAGCCGGCGGAGGAGCCCGGGAAGGACGCGGAGGCGCCGGCGGCCGGGCACGCGTCCGTCTTCGACACCGAGATTCCGCCATCCTCGCTCGGCCCCGACGCGGACGACGCGGACGACGCGCAGGAGAGCGCCGCGGGCGCGCAGGGCCCCGGGGACGATGTGGAGGGCCCCGCGGACGACTTCACCGACACCGGCGTCCCGCCCGCCGAGGCGGCCCACGCCCGCCGCACGATGATCGGCCGCAGCGCGGAGGAGGTCGACCACGCACCGCCCCGCGGCCGCTATGCCCCGGTACCGGCCCCGCAGGCCGTTTCGGCCAACCAGGCGCTCAAGTGGGCCGCGCCGGCGGCGGCGTTGGCGGTGGCGTCGGCGATCGTGGTGGGACGGGCGCTGCGCAGGCGCCGTTGA
- a CDS encoding polyamine aminopropyltransferase, giving the protein MIEPQAPAPPGAPTSRTGPARLPVRPGTGRFLVLACVFVCAACGLVYELELVAFASYLIGDSVTQASVVLSVMVFAMGIGSLGAKRLRRHTAVGFGAVETLLALVGGCSAMALYAVFAWTGGWGGLWAEGPRCLLVAFSLAIGLLIGAEVPLLMELIQRIRRQDAPAAVADLFAADYVGALVGGLAFPFVLLPFLGQLTGALLTGTVNLVAGGALVLGLFRRDLTRRARWTLLLAGLAVLAVLASAAALSADFERAARRAVYGADVRVAVQTGVQEVVLAGGTGGRPLDLYLDGRLRVGGQDARRYHEALVHPALAGPHARVLILGGGDGLAAREVLRHRGVRRVDIVELDPGLARLARSDPGLAAAGGHVYADPRVRLTIADALNWLRTAPRASYDVVIADLPDPGITASTKLYSEEFYGLTRRVLAPGGRLVVHAGSFTTRPRVFWTVAATLRAAGLAATPYRVLGRDPGFPAGPDRSAGTPEAPHDWGFLLAAAGHAPPPLRLDPAVPAATLTPAALAADRRAAERARITGLPVSTLIHPRY; this is encoded by the coding sequence GTGATCGAACCGCAGGCCCCCGCGCCCCCGGGCGCCCCGACCTCCCGGACCGGCCCCGCGCGGCTGCCCGTCCGGCCCGGCACCGGGCGGTTCCTGGTCCTCGCGTGCGTCTTCGTCTGCGCGGCCTGCGGACTCGTGTACGAGCTCGAACTCGTCGCGTTCGCCTCGTACTTGATCGGCGACTCGGTCACCCAGGCGTCCGTCGTGCTGTCCGTGATGGTGTTCGCGATGGGCATCGGCTCGCTCGGCGCCAAACGGCTGCGCCGGCACACGGCCGTCGGCTTCGGCGCGGTCGAGACGCTGCTCGCCCTGGTCGGCGGATGCAGCGCGATGGCCCTGTACGCGGTGTTCGCCTGGACCGGCGGCTGGGGCGGCCTGTGGGCCGAGGGCCCGCGCTGCCTGCTGGTCGCCTTCTCGCTCGCCATCGGCCTGCTCATCGGCGCCGAGGTCCCGCTGCTGATGGAGCTGATCCAGCGCATCCGGCGACAGGACGCGCCCGCCGCCGTGGCCGACCTGTTCGCCGCGGACTACGTCGGAGCCCTCGTCGGCGGCCTCGCCTTCCCCTTCGTACTCCTGCCGTTCCTCGGCCAGTTGACCGGCGCGCTGCTCACCGGCACGGTCAACCTCGTGGCGGGCGGCGCCCTCGTCCTCGGCCTCTTCCGGCGCGACCTGACCCGCCGGGCCCGCTGGACCCTCCTCCTGGCCGGCCTCGCCGTTCTCGCCGTCCTCGCCTCGGCCGCCGCCCTGTCCGCCGACTTCGAACGCGCCGCGCGCCGGGCGGTGTACGGCGCGGACGTCCGGGTCGCCGTGCAGACCGGGGTGCAGGAGGTGGTCCTCGCGGGCGGCACCGGCGGCCGTCCCCTCGACCTCTACCTCGACGGCCGGCTGCGCGTCGGCGGCCAGGACGCCCGCCGTTACCACGAGGCCCTGGTCCACCCCGCCCTCGCCGGACCGCACGCCCGCGTGCTGATCCTCGGCGGCGGCGACGGCCTCGCCGCGCGCGAGGTGCTGCGCCATCGCGGGGTGCGCCGCGTCGACATCGTCGAACTCGACCCCGGGCTCGCCCGGTTGGCCCGCAGCGACCCCGGCCTCGCCGCCGCGGGCGGCCATGTCTACGCCGACCCCCGCGTCCGCCTCACCATCGCCGACGCCCTCAACTGGCTGCGCACCGCGCCCCGCGCCTCGTACGACGTGGTGATCGCCGACCTCCCCGACCCCGGCATCACCGCCAGCACCAAGCTGTACTCCGAGGAGTTCTACGGCCTCACCCGCCGCGTGCTCGCCCCCGGCGGGCGCCTCGTGGTGCACGCCGGCTCCTTCACCACCCGCCCCCGCGTCTTCTGGACGGTCGCCGCGACCCTGCGCGCCGCCGGACTCGCCGCCACCCCCTACCGCGTCCTCGGCCGGGACCCCGGCTTCCCGGCGGGCCCCGACCGCTCGGCGGGCACGCCCGAGGCCCCGCACGACTGGGGCTTCCTGCTCGCCGCCGCGGGGCACGCGCCGCCGCCCCTGCGCCTGGACCCGGCGGTCCCCGCGGCCACCCTCACCCCGGCCGCCCTCGCGGCGGACCGGCGGGCGGCCGAGCGGGCCCGGATCACCGGGCTGCCCGTCTCCACCCTGATCCACCCGCGGTACTGA